The proteins below come from a single Corylus avellana chromosome ca3, CavTom2PMs-1.0 genomic window:
- the LOC132175346 gene encoding uncharacterized protein LOC132175346 isoform X1: protein MEAKEQSRKKKKQPWFWHWVIASAIFRLILIFFPKNLNLASRPEVSTPLTSLRRLAEGYWLKQSSMSPYAGSMYHGSPLLLSLLGPLTVQRIEGLPDHLLCSLVFVIADIINAMLIRASGQKLQMTYSQSLKLLGLFKLPEKSEIIPSGDIAALVYLWNPFTIVACVGLSTSPVENLAIILCLFGACKGLAPLAAFGWVMATHLSLYPVILIIPVILLLGYGPDTPPRKLFMQQRYIEVGDNPSEDREDSMDRPEVLHVFSWRPIIHFLFWTSLWSIYVLVLCGVSVKQYGGLWELFKRTYGFMLTVQDLSPNIGVLWYFFAEVFDFFRNFFLIVFHGNILFMILPLAIRLKHRPYFLAFVYIAISSMLKSYPSVGDSALYLGLLGLFVNELADMQFSFFLFCGYIGVSLLSPVMHNLWIWRGTGNANFYFATAMAYACLQIILVVESVSAMLNHDRKLRKLSLPELQAGKT, encoded by the exons ATGGAGGCTAAAGAGCAGAgcaggaagaagaagaagcagccATGGTTTTGGCATTGGGTGATAGCCTCAGCCATTTTCAGACTCATCCTTATATTCTTTCCCAAAAACCTCAACCTCGCTTCTCGCCCCGAAGTCTCCACGCCTCTCACCAGCCTTCGCCGCC TGGCCGAGGGTTACTGGTTGAAACAGTCATCAATGTCTCCCTACGCAG GATCTATGTACCATGGCTCTCCATTGCTACTGTCGCTTCTCGGGCCACTCACAGTCCAAAG AATCGAAGGGCTACCTGATCATCTTCTATGCAG TTTGGTTTTTGTGATTGCAGATATTATCAATGCCATGCTCATTCGTGCTAGTGGCCAGAAACTTCAGATGACATATAGTCAGAGTTTGAAACTTCTAGGCCTTTTTAAATTACCGGAAAAGTCAG AGATCATTCCTTCTGGAGATATTGCTGCTCTTGTGTACTTATGGAATCCTTTCACGATAGTCGCATGTGTGGGTTTGTCCACATCCCCAGTTGAAAACCTGGCCATCATTTTGTGCCTTTTTGGAGCATGTAAAG GACTAGCTCCCTTGGCTGCTTTTGGATGGGTCATGGCAACACATCTGTCCCTGTACCCTGTAATTCTGATTATTCCG GTGATTCTTTTATTAGGATATGGTCCAGATACTCCTCCTAGGAAATTGTTCATGCAACAAAGATACATTGAAGTTGGAGATAATCCTTCCGAAGATAGAGAGGACTCGATGGATCGACCAGAAGTACTACATGTTTTCTCCTGGAGACCAATCATACATTTCTTATTCTGGACTTCTTTGTGGTCCATCTATGTGTTAGTTCTATGTGGAGTATCTGTTAAACAGTATGGTGGTCTCTGGGAGTTGTTTAAAAG AACTTACGGCTTCATGCTCACTGTGCAAGATCTGTCTCCTAATATTGGTGTCTTATG GTATTTCTTTGCggaagtttttgattttttcagaAATTTCTTTCTGATAGTTTTCCATGGGAATATTCTGTTTATGATACTGCCATTAGCCATACGGCTGAAACACCGCCCCTACTTTCTGGCTTTTGTGTACATTGCAATCTCTTCAATGCTCAAGTCTTATCCTTCT GTTGGAGATTCAGCTCTATACTTGGGTTTGTTGGGGTTGTTTGTTAACGAACTTGCAG ATATGCAATTCTCTTTCTTCCTGTTCTGTGGTTACATTGGGGTTTCTCTTCTTAGCCCTGTGATGCACAACCTATGGATATGGAGG GGTACTGGCAATGCAAACTTCTATTTTGCAACTGCAATGGCTTATGCTTGTTTGCAG ATTATTTTGGTGGTTGAGAGTGTAAGTGCCATGCTCAATCATGACAGAAAGCTGAGAAAGCTATCTCTTCCAGAGCTTCAAGCTGGCAAAACTTAA
- the LOC132175346 gene encoding uncharacterized protein LOC132175346 isoform X2 — MALHCYCRFSGHSQSKESKGYLIIFYADIINAMLIRASGQKLQMTYSQSLKLLGLFKLPEKSEIIPSGDIAALVYLWNPFTIVACVGLSTSPVENLAIILCLFGACKGLAPLAAFGWVMATHLSLYPVILIIPVILLLGYGPDTPPRKLFMQQRYIEVGDNPSEDREDSMDRPEVLHVFSWRPIIHFLFWTSLWSIYVLVLCGVSVKQYGGLWELFKRTYGFMLTVQDLSPNIGVLWYFFAEVFDFFRNFFLIVFHGNILFMILPLAIRLKHRPYFLAFVYIAISSMLKSYPSVGDSALYLGLLGLFVNELADMQFSFFLFCGYIGVSLLSPVMHNLWIWRGTGNANFYFATAMAYACLQIILVVESVSAMLNHDRKLRKLSLPELQAGKT, encoded by the exons ATGGCTCTCCATTGCTACTGTCGCTTCTCGGGCCACTCACAGTCCAAAG AATCGAAGGGCTACCTGATCATCTTCTATGCAG ATATTATCAATGCCATGCTCATTCGTGCTAGTGGCCAGAAACTTCAGATGACATATAGTCAGAGTTTGAAACTTCTAGGCCTTTTTAAATTACCGGAAAAGTCAG AGATCATTCCTTCTGGAGATATTGCTGCTCTTGTGTACTTATGGAATCCTTTCACGATAGTCGCATGTGTGGGTTTGTCCACATCCCCAGTTGAAAACCTGGCCATCATTTTGTGCCTTTTTGGAGCATGTAAAG GACTAGCTCCCTTGGCTGCTTTTGGATGGGTCATGGCAACACATCTGTCCCTGTACCCTGTAATTCTGATTATTCCG GTGATTCTTTTATTAGGATATGGTCCAGATACTCCTCCTAGGAAATTGTTCATGCAACAAAGATACATTGAAGTTGGAGATAATCCTTCCGAAGATAGAGAGGACTCGATGGATCGACCAGAAGTACTACATGTTTTCTCCTGGAGACCAATCATACATTTCTTATTCTGGACTTCTTTGTGGTCCATCTATGTGTTAGTTCTATGTGGAGTATCTGTTAAACAGTATGGTGGTCTCTGGGAGTTGTTTAAAAG AACTTACGGCTTCATGCTCACTGTGCAAGATCTGTCTCCTAATATTGGTGTCTTATG GTATTTCTTTGCggaagtttttgattttttcagaAATTTCTTTCTGATAGTTTTCCATGGGAATATTCTGTTTATGATACTGCCATTAGCCATACGGCTGAAACACCGCCCCTACTTTCTGGCTTTTGTGTACATTGCAATCTCTTCAATGCTCAAGTCTTATCCTTCT GTTGGAGATTCAGCTCTATACTTGGGTTTGTTGGGGTTGTTTGTTAACGAACTTGCAG ATATGCAATTCTCTTTCTTCCTGTTCTGTGGTTACATTGGGGTTTCTCTTCTTAGCCCTGTGATGCACAACCTATGGATATGGAGG GGTACTGGCAATGCAAACTTCTATTTTGCAACTGCAATGGCTTATGCTTGTTTGCAG ATTATTTTGGTGGTTGAGAGTGTAAGTGCCATGCTCAATCATGACAGAAAGCTGAGAAAGCTATCTCTTCCAGAGCTTCAAGCTGGCAAAACTTAA
- the LOC132175227 gene encoding plant UBX domain-containing protein 8-like — MARPNQEAIETFMNITGASEPVAVQELEAHGGNLNEAVNAHFSEGDRRNTSANMHETSVAVPQDDLMDIDQVEPRGPPSSLLSAAGIMNPFSILDPNFRRSFLDGSSNLTNRDPFVTHPREVREIPIEVKDGNQPSGHSGHAPAIEDVTGTVDARGPDIHGTVLIDDEDDEDISAASTAQARLRDGGHDHILGDGSHGRNVGPNAPEFESLPDYSNDIEEEMVRAAIEASRREVEAAQNDLADPEPLPRQSHLEDPELAHAVSLSLKTAEQEKALRAQGESAGASKVGVEPAEVELQELAASNGRLEPGSSSIQEEAEDVEEQPLVRHRSRRMSSGSLDSAKGVEVVEASSPPSSPGRHNIGNHPQHSENAFPDEWGGISSEEHDEAVMLEAAMFGGIPEGTGYRFAYAPHQFMQPEGHYPQRMPRPPSPSLAAQRMIREQQDDEYLASLQADREKELKAIEEAEAQRLQVEAAREAAREEERRREEESRRKLEEEQELERQLAAKEASLPQEPASDDENAVTLLVRMPDGSRHGRRFLKSDKLQHLFDFIDIGRRVKPGSYRLVRPYPRRAFSDGESGLTLNELGLTSKQEALFLESI; from the exons ATGGCGAGGCCTAATCAGGAAGCTATCGAGACCTTTATGAACATCACCGGCGCGTCGGAGCCGGTCGCCGTGCAAGAACTCGAG GCGCATGGCGGCAATCTCAATGAAGCTGTGAATGCACATTTTAGTGAAGGAGATAGAAGAAACACATCAGCAAA CATGCATGAGACGTCTGTAGCTGTTCCACAAGATGATTTAATGGATATTGATCAAGTTGAACCACGGGGACCTCCTTCATCACTTCTATCTGCAGCTGGAATTATGAATCCATTTTCTATTCTTGATCCAAACTTCCGTAGAAGTTTTTTGGATGGTAGTTCTAATCTTACTAACCGTGATCCCTTTGTGACACATCCAAGAGAAGTTAGGGAGATTCCCATAGAGGTAAAGGATGGCAATCAGCCATCTGGTCATTCTGGACATGCTCCTGCTATTGAGGATGTCACTGGAACTGTGGATGCACGTGGTCCAGATATTCATGGGACTGTTTTaattgatgatgaagatgatgaggatATTTCAGCTGCCTCAACTGCACAGGCTAGACTGCGGGATGGAGGACATGATCATATTTTGGGTGATGGTTCTCATGGCCGAAATGTTGGACCCAATGCTCCTGAATTTGAGAGTTTGCCAGACTATAGCAATGACATAGAAGAAGAAATGGTTCGAGCTGCCATTGAGGCTTCAAGAAGGGAGGTCGAGGCTGCACAAAAT GACTTAGCTGACCCAGAGCCTCTGCCAAGGCAATCTCACTTGGAAGATCCTGAACTTGCACATGCAGTTTCATTGTCCCTGAAG ACAGCAGAGCAAGAGAAAGCATTGCGTGCGCAAGGGGAAAGTGCTGGGGCATCAAAGGTAGGAGTTGAGCCAGCCGAGGTGGAGCTACAAGAATTAGCTGCATCAAATGGGAG GTTGGAGCCGGGAAGCTCATCCATCCAAGAGGAAGCTGAAGATGTGGAGGAGCAGCCTCTTGTCAGGCATAGGTCCCGACGTATGTCTTCTGGATCTCTGGACTCTGCCAAAGGTGTTGAAGTTGTTGAGGCTAGTAGCCCACCATCAAGTCCTGGACGGCATAATATTGGTAATCATCCACAGCACAGTGAAAATGCCTTCCCTGATGAG TGGGGAGGGATTTCTTCTGAGGAGCATGATGAAGCAGTCATGCTGGAGGCTGCTATGTTTGGTGGAATTCCTGAAGGAACTGGATATCGTTTTGCATATGCACCTCATCAGTTCATGCAACCTGAGGGCCATTATCCCCAGCGAATGCCTCGCCCGCCATCACCCTCCCTGGCTGCTCAACGCATGATACGGGAACAACAG GATGATGAATATCTTGCGTCTTTGCAAGCTGACAGAGAAAAAGAATTGAAGGCCATTGAGGAGGCTGAAGCTCAGCGTTTACAAGTGGAAGCAGCTAGAGAAGCTGCTCGTGAAGAAGAGAGACGAAGAGAGGAAGAATCTCGTAGAAAATTGGAGGAAGAGCAG GAATTGGAGAGACAATTAGCTGCAAAAGAAGCTTCCCTGCCTCAGGAACCAGCATCGGATGATGAAAATGCTGTAACCCTTCTAGTACGGATGCCAGATGGTAGCCGCCATGGGCGCCGGTTTCTCAAGTCGGACAAGCTGCAG CATCTTTTTGATTTCATAGATATTGGTAGACGTGTCAAACCTGGCAGTTACCGATTG